From a region of the Acinetobacter calcoaceticus genome:
- a CDS encoding fimbria/pilus outer membrane usher protein, with product MKYIIGVLCVAYFPVHSFAEQLQDSTNTSVASIPNSIGSKNKNAQVNMNDLEPVNNFTQLFLNVSINANTFEDLVVVKQFKDGKLYIRPNELKKLRVKVDENIADTQWVSLNELKGVEFKYLENEQSLNLQVPSSMLTDYSVDLNGQQLTSSHLLKMKPLNAAILNYSLYHTLTNDENVFSGSAEGIFNSAIGNFSSGVLYNGSNENSYSHEKWVRLESKWQYVDPEKIRIYTLGDFISNSSDWGNSVRLAGFQWSSAYTQRGDIVTSALPQFSGSAALPSTLDLYVNQQKIYSGLVPSGPFDVKQLPFISGNEVTLVTTDATGQQSITKQAYYFSSKILAKGINEFSVDVGVPRYNFGLYSNDYDDATFASGAIRYGYSNSLTLSGGAEASTDGLSNLGTGFAKNLFGIGVVNADIAASQYKDENGYSALVGLEGRISKNISFNTSYRKVFDNYFDLARVSQIRYLKDNQTDAEPKNYLSYSALADEIFRAGINYNFYAGYGAYLGYNQIKFSDNSYKLLSANLSGSLNKNWGFYTSAYKDYENHKDYGIYFALRYTPSTRVNAITSVSSDSGRLSYRQEIFGLSEPQIGSFGWGGYVERDQDANQNNASVYASYRARAAYLTGRYNRIGDNDQVAVSATGSLVAAAGRIFAANEIGDGYAIVTNAGPQSQILNGGVNLGVTDKSGRFLIPSLMPYKENHIYLDPSYLPLNWSVKSTDQKTVVGYRQGTLVDFGAHQVISGLVKLIDQNNSPLLPGYSVRINGQQDGVLGYDGEVFIPNLLKQNKLEVDLLDHGSCQVDFTYNSNQYSTKKLGPYVCR from the coding sequence ATGAAATATATTATAGGTGTCTTATGTGTTGCATATTTTCCTGTCCATTCTTTTGCTGAACAATTACAAGATAGTACAAATACTTCAGTTGCCAGTATTCCTAACTCTATAGGTAGCAAAAATAAAAATGCACAGGTAAACATGAATGATCTAGAGCCAGTTAATAATTTCACTCAGCTTTTTCTCAATGTTTCTATTAATGCTAATACTTTTGAAGATTTAGTTGTTGTAAAGCAATTTAAGGATGGGAAATTATATATCCGGCCCAATGAATTAAAAAAATTAAGAGTTAAAGTAGATGAGAATATTGCTGATACCCAGTGGGTAAGTCTTAATGAACTTAAAGGTGTTGAGTTTAAATATCTGGAAAATGAGCAGTCTCTAAACTTACAAGTTCCTTCAAGCATGTTGACGGATTATTCAGTTGACTTAAATGGTCAACAGCTCACAAGCTCTCATTTACTCAAAATGAAACCCTTAAACGCTGCCATTCTGAACTATAGCCTCTACCATACCCTGACCAATGACGAGAATGTCTTCTCTGGTTCGGCAGAAGGGATCTTTAATAGCGCAATCGGTAACTTTTCATCAGGTGTTTTATATAACGGTAGTAATGAAAATAGTTATAGCCATGAAAAGTGGGTACGTCTGGAAAGTAAGTGGCAATATGTCGACCCTGAAAAGATCAGAATATATACCTTAGGAGACTTTATTTCCAATAGTTCGGATTGGGGAAATAGCGTACGTCTGGCAGGTTTCCAGTGGTCGAGTGCCTACACTCAACGAGGTGATATTGTCACTTCGGCATTACCGCAATTTTCTGGCTCGGCTGCATTACCTTCGACTTTAGATTTATATGTCAACCAGCAAAAAATTTATTCAGGATTAGTGCCTTCAGGGCCGTTTGACGTTAAACAGCTCCCGTTTATTTCCGGAAATGAAGTCACACTTGTGACCACCGATGCAACGGGGCAGCAGAGCATTACCAAACAGGCTTACTATTTTTCATCTAAAATTTTAGCTAAAGGCATTAATGAGTTTTCAGTAGATGTCGGGGTTCCACGTTATAACTTTGGACTGTATTCAAACGATTATGATGATGCCACCTTCGCTTCGGGTGCGATCCGATACGGCTATAGTAACTCACTGACCTTAAGTGGTGGTGCAGAGGCTTCAACAGATGGGCTATCAAATCTGGGCACTGGCTTTGCCAAGAACCTGTTTGGTATTGGGGTGGTCAATGCTGATATTGCAGCGAGCCAGTATAAAGATGAAAACGGTTATTCTGCCTTAGTTGGTTTAGAAGGGCGTATCAGTAAGAATATTTCGTTTAATACCAGTTACCGTAAAGTATTTGATAACTATTTTGACCTTGCCCGTGTGTCTCAAATTCGATATTTAAAAGATAACCAGACCGATGCTGAACCCAAAAACTATCTGAGCTACAGCGCACTGGCAGATGAGATTTTTAGAGCAGGGATTAACTATAATTTTTATGCAGGCTATGGGGCTTATCTAGGTTATAACCAGATTAAATTTAGTGACAACTCTTATAAGTTATTGTCTGCCAATTTAAGCGGAAGCCTGAACAAGAACTGGGGATTTTATACCTCAGCGTATAAAGATTATGAAAACCACAAAGACTATGGCATTTATTTTGCGCTGCGTTATACACCGTCTACCCGAGTTAATGCGATTACGAGTGTATCAAGTGATAGTGGCAGGTTGAGTTATCGCCAAGAAATATTTGGTTTATCAGAACCACAAATCGGTTCATTTGGATGGGGTGGCTATGTTGAGCGTGATCAGGATGCCAATCAAAACAATGCATCGGTGTATGCCTCTTACCGCGCCCGTGCTGCTTACCTGACAGGTCGATATAACCGAATTGGGGATAACGATCAGGTTGCAGTTTCAGCGACGGGATCGTTGGTTGCGGCAGCTGGAAGGATTTTTGCGGCCAATGAAATTGGAGATGGCTATGCGATCGTGACCAATGCTGGACCACAAAGCCAAATTTTAAATGGTGGAGTCAATTTAGGCGTAACTGATAAGTCTGGAAGATTTCTGATTCCTAGTTTAATGCCATATAAAGAGAATCATATTTATTTAGATCCGTCGTATCTTCCTTTAAATTGGAGCGTTAAATCTACAGATCAAAAAACGGTGGTGGGTTATCGCCAAGGCACTCTGGTTGACTTTGGTGCTCATCAGGTCATTTCCGGATTAGTGAAACTTATTGATCAGAACAACTCACCTTTATTGCCGGGTTATAGCGTTCGAATTAATGGCCAACAAGATGGAGTACTGGGTTACGACGGGGAAGTATTTATTCCAAACCTATTAAAACAAAACAAACTTGAAGTCGATCTTCTGGATCATGGTTCATGCCAAGTTGACTTCACCTATAACAGTAATCAGTACTCAACTAAAAAATTGGGACCTTACGTATGTCGCTAA
- a CDS encoding spore coat U domain-containing protein, whose protein sequence is MSLNIMNKAQIESYKKFSLFLKYFIGMSLFYFVYALFSPAHAACTVSGTTNNTFTYTAANINNDATVNLSGTITCTNLGLPQISNFMCMKTIFTGTTNAHNSVSLPYTVTATVGGAGSSSTNQTSNVWYGPVRTVASNNIVSYSVNVKVPARTGSLIAYPQGTYTASVRLYWDMDLLGLSCGDLIGGWDSGDTLLTANFVVPSLCQLNSTSTVDFGNINDISTTKRDYTAQGAVNSTCNYGTPYSIYLGDGNNRISGGFRRMTNANNEYIPYQLYKDSNYSTVWDATGGVTNVGGAGGVSGTGTGSAQTTPVYGKIPQGTSIASTPGNYSDSVVVTVTY, encoded by the coding sequence ATGTCGCTAAATATTATGAATAAGGCTCAAATAGAGAGCTACAAGAAATTTTCATTATTTTTAAAATACTTCATAGGTATGAGCTTATTTTATTTTGTTTATGCACTTTTTAGTCCTGCACATGCGGCTTGTACAGTAAGCGGAACAACCAATAATACTTTTACCTACACGGCAGCAAATATTAATAATGATGCAACCGTAAACCTTTCAGGCACAATTACTTGCACGAATTTAGGACTTCCTCAGATTTCTAATTTCATGTGTATGAAAACCATATTTACCGGAACCACAAATGCCCATAATAGTGTGTCGTTACCCTATACAGTCACTGCAACTGTAGGTGGAGCTGGGTCTTCTAGCACAAACCAAACTTCGAATGTCTGGTACGGCCCAGTGAGAACCGTCGCTTCAAATAATATTGTGAGTTACTCGGTCAATGTAAAAGTACCAGCCCGAACGGGGTCGCTCATTGCATATCCTCAAGGGACATATACGGCTTCGGTTCGGTTGTATTGGGATATGGATCTTTTGGGTTTATCATGTGGTGATTTAATTGGTGGCTGGGATTCAGGCGATACGCTACTAACAGCAAACTTTGTGGTACCAAGTTTGTGTCAATTAAACTCAACTTCAACTGTAGATTTTGGCAATATTAATGATATTAGTACGACTAAGCGTGATTACACTGCGCAAGGGGCTGTAAATTCGACCTGTAATTATGGAACGCCATATAGTATTTATTTAGGGGATGGCAATAACCGTATAAGCGGTGGATTTAGGCGTATGACCAATGCTAATAATGAATATATTCCCTATCAGTTATATAAAGATTCTAACTATAGTACGGTGTGGGATGCTACAGGCGGTGTAACCAATGTTGGGGGAGCAGGGGGAGTGTCTGGTACAGGAACAGGTAGCGCTCAAACGACCCCAGTGTATGGAAAGATTCCGCAAGGTACTTCCATCGCAAGTACACCAGGAAACTATTCGGATAGTGTTGTTGTTACAGTAACTTATTAA
- a CDS encoding glutathione S-transferase family protein — protein MSDIILHQWEISPFCQKVSRILKFKGISFEIVNYNGILGAKVPLLSKVGKVPVIDHNGQRIQDSTQIARYLEETYPNTPRLYPADPNQKALAELWEDWADESLYFYEVYLRVNDPEALDEAIRISSIGRPAYEKPIVKGFILAELKTQLFFQGLGRMKAEHVQAEFRRHLDRIEQVLSQSEWLVGDSQTIADIAVVAQLGEVIRTSKKFRKEILDRPFIELWYKKQKG, from the coding sequence ATGTCGGATATTATTTTGCATCAATGGGAGATTTCCCCATTTTGTCAAAAAGTTTCAAGAATTTTGAAATTTAAAGGAATTTCATTTGAAATAGTTAACTATAACGGCATTTTGGGAGCAAAAGTTCCTTTACTCAGTAAAGTAGGCAAGGTGCCTGTAATTGACCATAATGGACAGCGGATACAAGACAGTACTCAAATTGCCCGTTACCTAGAAGAAACCTACCCAAACACCCCTCGACTTTATCCGGCAGATCCAAATCAAAAGGCACTTGCAGAGTTATGGGAGGACTGGGCAGATGAATCTCTTTATTTTTATGAAGTCTATTTACGCGTAAATGATCCAGAAGCGTTAGATGAAGCAATTCGTATTAGCAGTATCGGTCGCCCAGCATATGAAAAGCCTATAGTAAAAGGATTTATTTTAGCTGAATTAAAAACACAGCTTTTCTTTCAGGGCCTTGGCCGAATGAAAGCTGAACATGTTCAAGCAGAGTTTAGAAGACACCTCGACCGTATTGAACAAGTTTTATCACAAAGTGAATGGTTAGTTGGAGATTCACAAACAATTGCAGACATTGCTGTTGTCGCTCAACTCGGTGAAGTGATTCGCACAAGCAAAAAATTTCGTAAAGAAATTTTGGATCGTCCGTTTATTGAATTATGGTATAAAAAACAAAAAGGGTGA
- a CDS encoding SDR family NAD(P)-dependent oxidoreductase, with protein sequence MTLATPDKKLDCVVVIGVGASQGIGAAVSRRFAKEGLKVYVAGRTFQKIEAVAAEIHSKGGNAVAFRLDAEDVKQVQALFDTITSQNERITAVIHNVGGNIPSIFLRSPLSFFTQMWQSTFLSAYLVSQSCLKIFKDQNHGTLIFTGASASLRGKPFFAAFTMGKSALRAYALNLAQMYKSQSIHIAHVIIDGMVDGDRVNKALFGLGRLARLTRGTGGLNIDAIAENYWMLYQQMPELWTHELDLRPYQEKF encoded by the coding sequence ATGACATTAGCAACACCAGATAAAAAATTAGATTGTGTAGTTGTTATTGGCGTTGGGGCATCGCAGGGTATTGGTGCAGCTGTGAGCCGTCGTTTTGCAAAAGAAGGCCTAAAAGTTTATGTCGCTGGGCGTACTTTCCAGAAAATTGAAGCAGTGGCTGCCGAAATCCATTCGAAAGGTGGTAATGCTGTCGCATTTCGTTTGGATGCAGAAGATGTCAAACAAGTACAGGCCTTGTTTGACACAATCACCAGTCAAAATGAGCGCATTACCGCTGTCATTCATAATGTGGGAGGGAATATTCCCTCAATTTTTTTACGTAGTCCGCTGTCGTTTTTTACTCAAATGTGGCAATCCACTTTTTTATCAGCTTATTTAGTTTCTCAAAGCTGTCTAAAAATCTTTAAAGATCAAAACCACGGTACGCTTATTTTTACTGGAGCGAGTGCGTCTTTGCGAGGAAAACCTTTTTTTGCTGCCTTTACGATGGGTAAATCTGCCTTAAGAGCTTATGCCTTAAATCTAGCTCAAATGTATAAGTCACAAAGCATCCATATTGCTCATGTGATTATTGATGGAATGGTCGATGGCGATAGAGTCAATAAGGCATTATTTGGCCTAGGGCGTTTAGCCCGTCTTACGCGTGGAACGGGTGGGCTCAATATTGATGCAATTGCAGAAAACTATTGGATGCTTTACCAACAAATGCCTGAGCTTTGGACACATGAGTTGGATTTACGCCCTTATCAAGAAAAATTTTGA
- a CDS encoding SDR family NAD(P)-dependent oxidoreductase, with protein sequence MLKKICQRFQKKQGCVVIAGHDLHLIERDFVILDKNAQFPLHLYQVVHDSAEKNMQVHSINDGVTAVHLNLVNTDHFKSLMRYISSQRHTIELCMFQPNFSSSPNIEALSLEEIEHHWQTTGLSAVSVAQAVIKPMLKQQRGTVIFLGAPFSNSTHYDVLSQSMFAGVRALSQSLAREFQPKGIHIAYCMVEKWEGQNQHFISSVKQVCQHIYQQPDSAWSQELSLS encoded by the coding sequence ATGCTAAAAAAAATATGTCAAAGGTTTCAAAAAAAGCAGGGCTGTGTGGTCATTGCTGGTCATGATTTACACCTGATTGAGCGTGACTTTGTAATTCTAGATAAAAATGCACAATTTCCATTACATCTTTATCAAGTTGTGCATGATTCAGCCGAAAAAAATATGCAAGTCCATTCTATAAATGATGGCGTGACAGCAGTTCATTTGAACTTGGTAAATACTGATCATTTCAAAAGTTTGATGCGTTATATTTCCAGTCAAAGACACACAATTGAACTCTGTATGTTTCAGCCGAACTTTTCATCTTCACCAAATATTGAAGCTTTATCTTTAGAAGAGATTGAACACCATTGGCAAACCACAGGTTTAAGTGCGGTGAGTGTCGCGCAAGCTGTGATTAAGCCAATGTTAAAACAGCAGCGGGGCACAGTTATTTTTCTTGGAGCACCGTTTAGCAACTCGACTCATTATGATGTATTAAGCCAAAGCATGTTTGCGGGCGTTCGCGCTTTATCTCAGTCATTGGCAAGAGAGTTTCAACCTAAAGGCATTCATATCGCCTATTGTATGGTTGAGAAATGGGAAGGACAAAACCAACATTTTATTTCATCTGTTAAGCAAGTGTGCCAACACATCTATCAGCAACCTGATTCGGCATGGAGCCAAGAACTTAGCCTATCTTGA
- a CDS encoding chorismate mutase: MAKIKSAQQAVKVVCTLVAFMGFSSLAQAYQYNQTAHLINERLSYMKDVAGYKAEQHLPIEDLIQEKKVLDQSVSEAESFGLNSETVKPFIVTQMNVAKVIQYRYRADWLSSPETNWKPQDLPEVRLKISTLNTELLKNIADQLKKNNNKAPHSCGYMWSVQHPQLKEADKKALCVALNKIKLKE; encoded by the coding sequence ATGGCAAAAATTAAGAGCGCTCAGCAAGCGGTTAAAGTGGTTTGTACGTTGGTAGCTTTCATGGGTTTTTCTTCATTAGCGCAAGCGTATCAATATAATCAAACTGCCCATTTAATTAATGAGCGCTTATCTTATATGAAGGATGTAGCGGGTTATAAAGCAGAGCAGCATTTGCCGATTGAAGATTTAATTCAAGAAAAGAAAGTTCTTGATCAATCTGTTTCCGAAGCTGAATCTTTTGGTTTAAATAGCGAAACAGTGAAGCCATTTATTGTGACTCAAATGAATGTTGCTAAGGTAATTCAGTACCGATATCGAGCAGACTGGTTGTCGAGTCCGGAAACCAATTGGAAGCCTCAGGATTTACCAGAAGTACGTCTAAAAATTAGTACGTTAAACACTGAACTTCTAAAGAATATTGCCGATCAACTTAAAAAAAATAATAACAAAGCACCTCATAGCTGTGGCTACATGTGGTCTGTTCAGCATCCTCAACTTAAAGAAGCGGATAAGAAGGCTTTATGTGTGGCATTAAATAAAATTAAGTTAAAAGAATGA
- a CDS encoding IS3 family transposase, which yields MSTADSVQVVSELRHIYPLKLLLGIAKIARSTYFYHMKALRSNDKYTELKQNIKSIYHKHKGCYGYRRITLALKSAGIMINHKCVYRLMKTMGLKSRIRALKYRSYKSGCVGMVADNILQRQFKANRPNQKWATDVTEFNVNGEKLYLSPIIDLFNGEIITFRIQRKLNYELVKEMLIHALAKLKRHEKPILHSDQGWQYQMAHYQQQLKQHGLIQSMSRKGNCLDNAVIESFFGILKSECFHGEKFQSIDELEKTVKEYIHYYNHERIKVKLQGLSPVQYRNQFLKTA from the coding sequence ATTTCTACCGCAGACAGTGTTCAGGTTGTTTCAGAATTAAGGCATATCTATCCATTGAAACTATTACTCGGTATCGCGAAGATAGCCCGTAGTACTTATTTCTACCACATGAAAGCTCTACGCTCCAATGATAAATATACTGAGCTAAAACAAAATATTAAGTCGATATATCACAAGCACAAAGGATGTTACGGCTATCGTAGAATTACTCTTGCTTTGAAAAGTGCAGGAATAATGATTAACCATAAATGCGTATATCGCCTCATGAAAACTATGGGACTCAAATCAAGGATCAGAGCACTAAAATATCGCTCATATAAAAGTGGTTGTGTCGGGATGGTGGCTGATAACATTTTACAACGGCAATTTAAAGCAAATCGGCCAAATCAGAAATGGGCAACTGATGTAACGGAATTTAATGTGAATGGTGAAAAACTTTACCTATCCCCAATTATAGATTTATTTAATGGGGAAATTATTACGTTCCGAATCCAACGCAAACTCAATTATGAGTTAGTAAAAGAGATGCTCATTCATGCTTTGGCTAAACTTAAGCGACATGAAAAACCAATTCTCCATTCCGATCAAGGATGGCAATATCAAATGGCCCATTACCAGCAGCAATTAAAGCAACATGGTTTAATTCAGAGTATGTCTCGTAAGGGAAATTGTTTGGATAATGCTGTAATAGAAAGCTTCTTTGGAATATTAAAATCGGAATGCTTTCATGGTGAAAAATTTCAATCAATTGATGAATTAGAGAAAACTGTAAAAGAGTACATTCATTATTATAATCATGAGAGAATCAAGGTGAAGCTACAAGGTTTATCCCCTGTACAATATAGAAATCAGTTTTTAAAAACTGCTTAA
- a CDS encoding helix-turn-helix domain-containing protein, with the protein MPVPKHSKELKLKVIQAYLDGSKGYKILSKEFNVDLQTIRLWIENYKAHGTDGLNVKIKKTYYSPEFKINAIQMLLDKIPVREVRRRLNLSGTSILRRWLAQYHKEGIAGFNTKRTYTNMTRQDKIKVVKPIRDDKDKSQQELIDEVTALRAEVAFLKKLKALKLKQRT; encoded by the coding sequence ATGCCAGTTCCAAAGCATTCAAAAGAGTTAAAACTAAAAGTAATTCAGGCTTATTTAGATGGGAGTAAAGGCTATAAAATTCTTTCCAAAGAGTTTAATGTAGATCTCCAAACCATCCGGTTATGGATTGAAAACTATAAAGCACATGGTACTGATGGGCTTAATGTTAAAATTAAAAAGACTTATTATTCTCCAGAATTTAAAATCAATGCGATACAAATGCTTCTTGATAAGATACCCGTAAGAGAAGTAAGAAGACGATTAAATCTGAGCGGGACGTCAATTTTAAGAAGATGGTTAGCTCAGTATCATAAAGAAGGGATTGCTGGTTTTAATACTAAACGGACTTATACCAATATGACTAGGCAAGATAAAATCAAAGTAGTTAAGCCAATCAGAGATGATAAAGACAAGTCTCAACAAGAACTCATTGATGAGGTTACAGCTTTGCGCGCAGAGGTCGCTTTCTTAAAAAAGCTAAAAGCCTTAAAACTGAAGCAGCGTACTTAA
- a CDS encoding TetR/AcrR family transcriptional regulator produces MPNLEASFRALQVLHAAKDLFNQHGFYIGIDRIIEEAKIPKATFYNYFHSKEKLVEMSLTFQKDALKHEVFSIIHSYQELMVFDKLKKIYFLHADLEGFYRLLFKAIFEIEKLYPAAYKHVIDYRNWFINEIYKLLLTVKVTATVEDAYMFLFVIDGAMVQLLSANKIDERDKLLEYFMSMFV; encoded by the coding sequence ATGCCAAATTTAGAAGCTTCATTTAGAGCACTACAAGTGCTCCACGCAGCAAAAGATTTATTTAATCAACATGGGTTTTACATCGGGATAGATCGAATTATTGAGGAAGCCAAAATCCCTAAAGCCACTTTTTATAATTACTTTCACTCTAAAGAAAAATTGGTTGAGATGTCTCTGACTTTTCAAAAAGACGCATTAAAACATGAGGTGTTTTCTATTATTCATTCGTACCAAGAACTTATGGTTTTCGATAAGTTAAAGAAAATCTACTTCTTACATGCAGATTTAGAAGGCTTTTATCGTTTGCTATTTAAAGCGATTTTTGAAATTGAAAAGCTTTATCCAGCGGCCTATAAACACGTCATTGACTACCGTAATTGGTTCATTAACGAAATTTATAAGCTGCTTTTAACCGTAAAAGTTACAGCCACAGTTGAAGATGCTTACATGTTTTTATTTGTGATTGATGGGGCAATGGTTCAGCTTTTAAGTGCAAACAAGATCGATGAAAGAGATAAGTTATTAGAATATTTTATGTCGATGTTCGTTTAG
- a CDS encoding TonB-dependent receptor family protein, with product MERSSALSQPNFKFKVSTLSYAIGLACTYLAIPAHAEDTATSALPTITIKAQGNWLEEANAETVHKHPGARTIVDRKRLDETAATSIREALKQIPGVQAQDSSGTGGSDVSLNIGVRGLASRLSPRSTVLVDGIPLSFAPYGQPQLSLAPVSIGNIESVDVVRGAGSVRFGPQNVGGIINFATRSIPQDFSGTVSLTSEYASGTDQVKLSPNLFVGGTLDNGLGLALLYSGTKGNGYREANNKIDIDDVMLKSAYQFNDKDSVALNLHHYEGRGEMPEGLTQAQYAENPYQSSGEKNYFAGRRTDVSLRYSHKDEKNNFEVLSYYIDSFRTSNLETVLANGQKRLDSAPRDYKVYAIEPRYSRIYQLGNTQNEVTVGYRYLKEESSEFAGRTASYGSGAAVPDFAPRSSSEGGTKAHAVYVDNRIELGRWTITPGVRFESIETHNSFTGYDKNGLANAVYPKIDSDEFLPSLSVVYSANENWNIFANAGVSFGPQQYSQLARLEGTTATATTEGLHPEKSNNYEIGTKYLGNGLNAEFTVFYLDFDKELSLVRDAGNNGIWTDLGATSHKGIETGISYDFGQLSDALEGLKVYSNYTFTKAVAEAGQFKDKDLPFYSRHVGNVGLGYTMDKWSLNADMFAQSKQHSPDVPDSDFYQTEETADGKYGDIPGYTTFALRTSYDLSSQVKGLKIAGGIKNVFDKQYFTRSTDSTGGKYVGLPRTFYLQTSFDF from the coding sequence ATGGAACGCTCATCTGCTCTTTCACAACCAAATTTTAAGTTCAAAGTTTCTACTCTTAGCTATGCGATCGGACTTGCTTGTACTTATCTAGCAATTCCAGCACATGCCGAAGATACAGCTACCAGCGCATTACCAACCATCACTATTAAGGCGCAAGGTAACTGGTTAGAAGAAGCAAATGCTGAAACAGTTCACAAACACCCTGGTGCTCGAACTATTGTTGACCGCAAGCGTTTGGATGAAACAGCAGCAACTTCAATTCGAGAAGCCCTAAAGCAAATTCCTGGAGTTCAAGCACAAGATAGTAGTGGAACTGGTGGTAGTGACGTTTCATTGAATATTGGTGTGCGTGGTTTAGCATCACGTCTTTCACCACGCTCAACAGTTCTTGTCGATGGTATTCCTCTTTCATTTGCTCCTTATGGACAACCACAATTATCTTTAGCACCCGTTTCAATAGGTAATATTGAATCAGTTGACGTAGTACGTGGTGCTGGGTCAGTTCGTTTTGGGCCTCAAAACGTAGGCGGAATTATTAACTTTGCCACTCGATCAATTCCACAAGATTTTAGTGGAACTGTTAGCTTAACTTCAGAATATGCATCTGGTACGGACCAAGTAAAACTTAGCCCTAATCTCTTTGTTGGGGGAACTCTAGACAACGGTTTAGGCCTTGCTCTCTTATATTCAGGGACTAAAGGAAATGGATATCGAGAAGCTAACAACAAGATTGATATTGACGATGTAATGTTAAAGTCAGCTTATCAATTTAATGATAAAGATTCAGTTGCTTTAAATCTTCATCATTATGAAGGTCGAGGCGAAATGCCAGAGGGTTTAACTCAGGCTCAGTATGCTGAAAACCCTTATCAGTCTTCTGGTGAAAAAAACTATTTTGCAGGTCGACGTACAGATGTCTCTTTACGTTATAGCCATAAAGATGAAAAAAATAATTTTGAAGTTCTGAGTTATTACATTGACTCTTTCCGTACAAGTAATCTTGAGACCGTATTAGCGAATGGCCAAAAACGTCTTGATTCTGCTCCGCGTGATTACAAGGTCTATGCAATTGAACCGCGTTACTCACGTATTTATCAACTTGGTAATACTCAAAATGAAGTAACAGTTGGCTATCGCTACTTAAAAGAAGAAAGTTCTGAGTTTGCCGGACGTACCGCATCTTATGGTTCAGGTGCAGCAGTTCCAGATTTTGCTCCACGTAGCAGTAGTGAGGGTGGTACTAAAGCGCATGCGGTATATGTTGATAACCGTATAGAACTCGGTCGTTGGACGATCACACCCGGCGTCCGCTTTGAATCAATTGAAACCCACAATAGTTTCACTGGATATGATAAAAATGGTCTAGCGAACGCAGTTTATCCAAAAATTGATTCAGATGAGTTTTTACCAAGTTTGTCTGTCGTGTACTCAGCAAATGAAAACTGGAATATATTTGCTAATGCTGGCGTATCGTTTGGTCCACAACAGTACAGCCAGTTGGCTCGTCTTGAAGGAACGACTGCAACTGCTACAACTGAAGGTTTACACCCAGAGAAGTCTAACAACTACGAAATTGGAACCAAATATTTAGGTAACGGTTTAAATGCCGAATTTACCGTGTTCTATCTAGATTTTGATAAAGAGCTTTCATTGGTACGTGATGCTGGCAATAACGGAATCTGGACAGATTTAGGTGCGACTAGCCATAAGGGTATTGAAACAGGTATTAGTTACGATTTTGGTCAATTATCCGATGCACTAGAAGGCTTAAAAGTATATAGCAACTATACTTTTACCAAAGCAGTAGCTGAAGCAGGTCAGTTTAAAGATAAAGACCTACCATTTTACTCGCGTCATGTCGGTAATGTTGGGTTAGGTTATACCATGGATAAATGGTCTTTAAATGCTGATATGTTTGCACAGTCTAAGCAGCATTCACCAGATGTTCCTGATAGTGATTTCTATCAAACAGAAGAAACTGCGGACGGTAAATACGGAGACATTCCAGGTTATACCACTTTTGCTCTACGTACCTCTTATGACTTAAGTTCACAAGTTAAAGGTTTAAAAATTGCTGGCGGAATCAAAAACGTCTTTGATAAGCAATACTTTACTCGCTCAACAGACTCTACGGGCGGTAAATATGTAGGACTGCCACGTACTTTCTATCTACAAACATCTTTTGACTTTTAA